In the Necator americanus strain Aroian chromosome X, whole genome shotgun sequence genome, TGGGTGTCAATAGTACCTCAGGCTGCCATTGGTTCTTCATTGATCTTCAATCTGGGCAGAGCGTGGTATTTCTATGAACAAGCTAAATTTTGCCTTGGTCAATGAACTACTGACTAAGTTCTCATTATCAGAAGAGTTATAGAAATGTGGCAGTGGTATTCGAAGCTTATGCAGTTCCTATCTTGCCCCTTCtggggcgccagtaattcttccatttgccccgctcgcgtgccagagtagcccagtggttcctcctttcgcgtgagacacgaagagcatcgtatttttctttcaaggactttctgaagaagtctgaccatctGGTCGGCGGTCTTtatgcgcttaatatcgcggggaacccagtcgctcacgtcTCTGCTCCAGCGGCTGCGCAGTGACCTTctggcccaccttattttactttccttggcgaACGCGGCCGGGTCTCTAATTTTCGATCACTGACGTAGGAGAAAACTTCGAATCCAGCCCCTCTCTTGCGTGAAgcggatactcctagcatcactctctcaattgcgcatTCAATTacgctcaccgcattttcttcctgcttgcgaaatgcccacgTTTCTGAATCATAGGTCAAGGCGGAAAGTACGGTAGTGTTGAAGAGATGAGCACGGAGCCAGGTTTTCTTGAtattcttcactacatcctcgatgctcttatactctccccaagccgctcgtttcctcctgcccagctcggggatcaggtcgttcttcatgtttatttttcgacccagataaacgtagctggtgcactcGGATATGTTTGTTCCGTTCAGCGTGAATGGCACATTCGAGACCCATCTGTTACGCATGAACATCATCTTTTGCAGATtaagctgaagaccgatgcatccacatgtttcgtcgaattcggtcagcattcgttccgcttggctgctaggtgttatcagaacgatgttgTCAGCAAGTGGTGTAGCTGCCCAccatcacccttctctcccatgtcgtcccattccagctttcgcaatgcgttctcgagagtggctgtgaatattttgggtgagattgtatcaccctgtccgACCCCTCTCTTTAcgtcgatgatgatattcttgtagaatggcgaaattccggttgTGAAGTTGCTgcacaactctcgaagtacctttatgtactgagcagggacgccttggttgtccaagacCTCCATGACGGCTCCCGTCTCAAGTGAGTCAAAGCCCTTCTTTAAGTCCACAAAGGTGAAATATGACGGCATTTTGTACTCTGgcgatacctcgatgagtttcgaaacttTGTAAATGTGTTTAATCGCGCTGAgttcttttcgaaaccctgcttgctcgtacggctgtccttcatccaaaacTTTTTCAGTCCTAATAaagattactcttgtaaagagcttgtagatgacggacagattgggcgataaatgccgatgtcatgtggatctccctttttatacagcaacacggtctcgctggtcttccactgttagGGGACCTTGCATTCCAACAGATAAGGAGTGAACAgtctcgccagggtgttgatgagaacTGACGGaagattcttcagatgttcagatttTGCcctgccggtggacccgtcgcactccattTTATAGATATcaggcgccggcgcaccaatttgaCTATGTTGGCcccgtcacaccccattttacagctttttGGCGtcagcgcaccaattcgacgccggtgaacccgtcgcacccccttttcgaatttcgtgacacacaaatgtgacagaataagcacGTTATTTTATCATCATTATACATAGTatagtcaaaatgacatgaagcacgtacgcagttgcgtacgctaCTTCTCTCGAAGCGCTTCGGTGGTGGCGTAGCGGCTACGAGCAGTGTGAAACCCTCGCTGACACCACCCATGCAGTCTGCCACGATctcaactcggttccaactgctgtctaCACCgagccgtttcgagcgcgtacgtaaatgcaccgcaacaacattaatgtcgttttgaccagactataaatacaataaatagtattgaactattttatttattacagtttgtttgtttcattattAACTAATACGTTAATTACAATTTgttacattttgttttgaaaacgtATAACGTGTTGACAATGTAACAATGGGACCTCGTAGGTTCGACACCCGGcagagtcaaatttttgcaaaagagttagaaatttgaaaccacttctaaaTAATTGAAGAATTTTACTCAGTTTACAGCAGttcaaaagtggatttaatagAGTTTAGTGATCAAAAAACCTCAGATtgtgtgcacattgttagcaGGAGGAGATCGAGAATAACTCTGTCATAAGAGGACCGAAAGACACATTTCAGATAGTTTTTCTGAGGAGAAGGTTTGCCCTATAGAACCGTcttatcgctgtttttttttcgcatctcCTAAtgtctttgaaattttgatgggacgaaatttaaaattttccgactttttttggaCTTTAACATCTCAATTTAGAGAGAACCAGGAAGTCCGGAAAGCGCGTGAGGATTTTCTTAGTCCTTCTATCCAAATATCGGTGATTTCTCAAAACGCCGCCCCATTTTCCTAGGATGGGAAAACTTGacaaaatcccaatttttgctcgCGCGTCGAAAATTGCATGATCTTGAACGAAATCCAGTAAGCCAGAGTTAAGCCGGAGTAGCTTAGAGGGAAGCTAATTATCTTCCAGTATGTCATAGCCGAAGATGTTCTCTATCAGAAGCTGCATCACTCGATTTTTAAGATCTCGCTGtactttaaatttttgatgggacaccaagatgggaaaaatgccatttttccatctctgttccatcaaaattccaaaaaaactagaaggtatgaaaaacagcgatatgactgtttttagggcaaattttcttctccgaaAAACTATCTAAAATTTCTCAATTGTTCCTCCTGTGACGAAGTTATCCGCGATCTTCCACACGTAAAAATGTGCACAAAATCtaagcttttttggtcattaaattccatttaATCACATCTAAACAGCTAAAGACTACGTATAattcatcttttagaagtaGTTCCAAGTTTCTAACTGCTTTGCAAAAATGTGACTCAGCGGGGCATCGAACCTGCGTCGTCCCCTTGCCAAAATATTgggaacaaaatgttgattttctcgtgcttttttttcgatgttctTCTGTACTTTGACCAATGCTCCTGactcctcttttttcgtctTATCATGTCCTCTAATCAGTATTTAGagatatttcatagattttagaataaaaaatagaatagaataaaaattaaactgtTTCGATAGCAATATTTCAAAAGCATTTCAgtaatttgtttcttctactAATTGGTATTTCTTCGCTTATGCCATCTaccgattttctcattttccatttgttccccagttagtttttcttttttaaacacataaaatttccaatatatcGAAGTGGCAGCAACCGAGAACTGTCGCAGGAACGTTGTAGGAGCAGAAGCAATGAGAGGGGGAGGGGTGTAATCGAAAGGGTATTGTCCCTTCATCACACTTCAGCCTGGTCAACTAACATATATGCGACAACATCATATTTCATGTAGCATTGTATTACTGAAAATTATTTGAGGAAGTGGAGTATTGGTAGTATTAATGCAATAATGTGAAGGAAACCGATTTCGAGGTCTCGGGTTTTGACTGCACGTTTGATCCTGCCTATGGttcgagaacaaaaataaagttttaatttttttcttgcaagcGCTAGAAAGAATTCGGCGCAGTTCAAAATGCTGAAACAAAAATCGAAGTGAACTTTTTATATCATGTGACACATCCAATCTTGTAGCAATCTAATGTCGCGGATGCATTCCGTCGTTGCACTAGTGAACCTAAGTTATTAACTGTGTCGTTTTAAAGAAAGCTTTGAATCCAAAGCGAAATTCGGGAACAGCTGCGAAGGTGTAACATGACCACATGTGACAAAGAACTTCAGACGGAcacttaaagaaaaaaggataaagtgtctggcattaatcgaTCCCCTGGGGcccgccaccgcgttcacttcaattcagaatcgtttgaggttcacgaacgcgtaactagcctgtataatgacttgcgggagctacccaatgtatcaagtcagtgtttttatccttccaaacaagtttggtactaatttatcgaccctggagggacggaaggcttggttggcgctaggacggaatcgaacctccgagtGATCATGCTGCAGCTACAGCGGCACTTCTTACCGATACTTCGCTACACTACACGCTACAGTTTGCTATCTCAAAAGCGATAATGTGcccatatttccttctttttttctcatctacaTCATGTCGCCATTCTTAAACTAAATCGGATTAGAATATGCATGATGATGTCTAGCTGACAAAAGTGCTGACACTTTTGACGGCGTTatctgaaaaggaaaattccgTTTATGATGACTAAAGGGAGCTTTACTTGCGAACGTCTACCAAGCTCACTTCAAAATCAGATGTGAAACACGTAGTAGCCTATGCAAATTGAGTTTATATTTCACAGAAATaagcattgaaaaaagaggacaACAACATATAGAGGTCCTTGAAGCGTGCAACTAAGTAGCTTACGTCTTTGAGTTATGGTGCAATCAGTTGTGTGCTACGTCAAAGCGACTACGTTAACCAGCACCCGGGATTTTCGCTGAAGACCAGACCTCGCGATATAAACAACTGCCAGCAACTTGCTTTCGTTCCTTCCTTCTACAACCGAAAGCAGTTCTAGTTTCGACCACTTCTCACACCACCACGGGCTAGATACATGATAACGATTGCTGTTCGTTTTTCAGAAGCGCAAATTTATGCTTCTCGGTTTAACAACATGGGTAAAAATTACTAAGCATAAAAGACAATAAAAGAAAGGATTCACAGGAACAGTCCAGATCCATTTTGAAAGAGAGAAATGTCTTACAATGATATGAAGAATTTCCGAAATTTCTCTGAGTAGAAC is a window encoding:
- a CDS encoding hypothetical protein (NECATOR_CHRX.G23798.T1) codes for the protein MLTEFDETCGCIGLQLNLQKMMFMRNRWVSNVPFTLNGTNISECTSYVYLGRKINMKNDLIPELGRRKRAAWGEYKSIEDVVKNIKKTWLRAHLFNTTVLSALTYDSETWAFRKQEENAVSVIECAIERVMLGVSASRKRGAGFEVFSYVSDRKLETRPRSPRKVK